The following are encoded together in the Planctobacterium marinum genome:
- a CDS encoding PKD domain-containing protein — protein sequence MRPAKLLLSGLLGALITSPLCATEFDYDGDGIADVAVRRPDTQLWYVKNSGSMDYNSERGDGIQRVRFGLSVADIPVPADYDGDGITDFAVRRASNYTWYVLNSSGDNTNSVKEDGIQRQVFGRNSDDIPVPADYDGDGIADFAVRRSSNYTWYIKNSSGSNFNSEKEDGIQRIVFGKSPEDIPVKGDFDGDGIADVAVKRPSNGFWYILNSSGDNTNSERGDGIQRVSFSTAINDIPVPADYDGDGITDIAYRNPDNFTWYIRSSIDTTVTEIEFGLHPADIPVPADYNGDGKAELAIRRAGDQTFIIYNPDVVPGPQGRSAESDDDEQDSETVSFGSQSGDVPVNASTDQIMEKLDDTNANANGNSSNTLPTANAGDNQTVSTGALVTLDGTASSDDDGDSLTYTWTLRSSPDGSEAALSDRTAASPTFTADVDGNYVISLVVNDGSEDSAADRVRITAETTTANTAPMADAGSDQTVTVGTRVELDGSGSNDSDGDSLSYTWSFLSMPDGSEAQLGRTNIESPKFTADTAGTYVLQLIVNDGTEDSEADTVTITAESEDVNTAPTADAGTDQSATVGSQVTLDGSGSSDADGDALSYSWSFSSVPGDSDVSLSNADTATPSFTPRDAGDYVLTLTVSDGEDSDTDTVTVTASEGNSAPTAEAGSDQSVTAGDSVSLSGSGSSDADNDTLTYSWSFTSRPGGSTATLNNANNVNASFTADTEGDYLVQLTVSDGEDSDTDSVTISAEAATTSEPTDNESLLETTFDAARFDASADETIPARPYVMVDFVDYDSDGDNDAAILQSNGVPYTYDYDYSTSDANNIQNTCFDDPNNGPDEADSGGCYPIEASVRAFVVPTNPEVADSITNVSSDQHSGMAISGATFELPTAPSPEDNAGYAITNVYDEGWEVLDDCNGHSGYQGAPYHYHGDPTYPINDGTNEHTLAATEASDCLPDYELVVDEDTGHAPVIGYMADGFPIYGTDGYDIGDELDECNGHNGTTSEFPDGIYHYHALNYDAVTANGTGSRNEIPPLPECLSGKTWFVPEFHSPELSDSDKRDIDSEIDVESTNTTVDALTLATAFASNRFSATSTAEARPYVYVNFIDWDFDGENDTALLLSNGVPSTYDYDNTTSNSDDTANVCFDDPEGGPDTGCYSVDANNRVFLFSLNPTVVDAVTSISDEDHSGMAISGGTFAHPDEDSPNGEGYAVHNTYDSDWEVLDDCNGNVSYQGGPFHYHGDPTNPNRDQVDEHTASAARAEGCLPDFSSDVDETTSHGTVIGFMADGFPIYGEDGYDSGETLDACNGHTGATQEFPNGIYHYHAISADTASSENLAPLPTCLSGDVIYMPNYPAPELSATEN from the coding sequence ATGAGACCCGCAAAACTCTTACTATCCGGTTTACTCGGAGCATTAATTACTTCGCCCTTGTGCGCGACTGAGTTTGACTATGACGGCGATGGTATCGCCGATGTCGCCGTAAGACGACCAGACACCCAACTTTGGTATGTGAAAAATTCAGGCTCAATGGACTACAACTCAGAAAGGGGAGACGGGATCCAGCGGGTGCGCTTCGGTTTGTCAGTAGCGGATATCCCAGTCCCTGCGGATTATGACGGTGATGGCATTACTGATTTTGCAGTGCGTCGTGCCAGCAACTACACCTGGTACGTGCTAAACTCTTCGGGTGATAATACCAACTCCGTGAAAGAAGATGGCATTCAGCGGCAAGTGTTTGGCAGGAATAGCGATGATATCCCTGTACCAGCGGATTATGACGGTGATGGTATTGCTGATTTTGCAGTGCGGCGGTCCTCTAATTACACCTGGTATATAAAAAACTCCAGTGGCAGCAATTTCAATTCTGAAAAAGAAGATGGCATCCAGCGCATAGTATTTGGCAAAAGTCCTGAAGATATTCCGGTAAAAGGCGACTTTGATGGTGACGGTATTGCCGATGTAGCGGTTAAACGCCCCTCCAACGGTTTTTGGTATATTCTCAATAGTAGCGGTGATAATACCAACTCAGAACGGGGTGATGGTATTCAACGGGTCTCCTTCAGCACAGCTATCAATGATATTCCTGTGCCTGCGGACTATGATGGCGATGGTATTACCGATATCGCCTACCGCAATCCTGACAATTTTACCTGGTATATTCGAAGTAGTATTGATACCACAGTAACTGAAATTGAGTTTGGTTTGCACCCGGCGGATATTCCTGTACCCGCTGACTATAATGGCGATGGTAAAGCAGAACTGGCCATTCGCCGCGCGGGTGATCAAACGTTCATTATTTACAATCCAGATGTGGTACCAGGACCTCAAGGTCGTTCAGCTGAGTCTGACGATGATGAACAAGACAGCGAAACGGTTAGCTTTGGTAGTCAGTCAGGGGATGTGCCAGTTAATGCCAGTACTGATCAGATAATGGAAAAGCTGGACGATACCAATGCCAATGCCAATGGCAACTCCAGCAACACCTTGCCCACCGCTAATGCAGGTGACAATCAAACCGTCAGTACCGGCGCCCTCGTTACATTGGATGGAACGGCTAGCTCAGATGATGATGGAGATTCACTTACCTACACCTGGACATTACGGAGTTCACCGGATGGCAGCGAAGCCGCACTAAGTGACAGAACTGCTGCCTCCCCCACTTTTACCGCAGATGTTGATGGCAACTATGTTATTTCGCTGGTTGTTAATGACGGTAGCGAAGACAGTGCGGCTGATAGGGTCAGAATAACGGCAGAAACCACCACCGCTAATACCGCTCCGATGGCTGATGCAGGGAGCGACCAAACCGTCACAGTAGGCACTCGTGTAGAACTAGATGGTTCTGGCAGTAACGATAGTGACGGCGATTCATTGAGTTATACATGGTCATTTTTATCTATGCCTGATGGCAGTGAAGCACAATTAGGCCGCACAAACATTGAATCCCCCAAGTTTACGGCTGACACTGCCGGCACTTATGTACTGCAACTCATAGTTAACGATGGTACAGAAGACAGTGAAGCCGATACGGTTACCATTACCGCTGAGTCGGAAGACGTTAATACAGCACCAACAGCGGATGCAGGAACCGACCAGTCAGCGACTGTTGGTAGCCAGGTTACTCTTGATGGCAGTGGTAGTTCTGATGCTGATGGCGATGCCCTGAGTTACAGCTGGTCATTTAGCAGTGTCCCCGGTGACAGCGATGTGTCGTTGAGCAATGCCGATACCGCGACCCCCAGTTTTACCCCACGAGATGCTGGTGACTACGTCTTAACCCTCACGGTCTCGGATGGAGAAGATAGCGATACCGACACAGTTACGGTGACTGCCAGTGAGGGCAACAGTGCCCCAACAGCTGAAGCGGGAAGCGATCAGAGTGTTACCGCTGGTGATAGCGTGTCGTTAAGTGGTAGCGGCAGCTCAGATGCTGACAATGATACACTGACTTATAGTTGGTCCTTCACCAGCAGACCTGGTGGCAGCACGGCCACCTTAAACAATGCGAATAATGTCAATGCCAGTTTCACTGCCGATACAGAAGGTGATTATTTGGTTCAGCTAACGGTATCTGATGGCGAAGACAGCGATACCGACAGTGTGACCATCAGCGCAGAAGCCGCAACTACCAGTGAACCTACTGACAACGAATCATTATTGGAAACCACCTTTGATGCGGCGCGCTTTGACGCTTCCGCCGATGAAACTATACCGGCAAGACCTTATGTTATGGTAGATTTCGTAGACTATGATAGTGACGGTGACAATGACGCCGCCATCTTGCAATCCAATGGCGTGCCTTACACCTATGACTACGATTACTCCACCTCGGACGCGAACAATATCCAGAATACCTGCTTTGACGATCCCAACAATGGCCCTGACGAGGCTGACAGTGGTGGTTGTTATCCGATTGAAGCCAGTGTCAGAGCGTTTGTAGTACCTACTAACCCAGAAGTGGCGGACAGCATTACCAATGTGAGCTCGGATCAGCATTCAGGCATGGCAATTTCAGGCGCTACTTTTGAGTTGCCCACCGCACCGTCACCGGAAGATAACGCCGGTTATGCCATTACCAATGTATACGACGAAGGCTGGGAAGTACTAGACGATTGTAATGGCCACTCTGGTTATCAGGGAGCCCCTTATCACTACCATGGCGATCCCACGTACCCTATCAACGACGGTACTAATGAACATACCCTGGCCGCCACCGAAGCCTCAGATTGTTTGCCTGATTACGAGTTAGTCGTCGATGAAGATACCGGTCATGCGCCAGTTATCGGATATATGGCGGACGGTTTTCCAATTTACGGTACAGATGGTTACGACATTGGTGATGAGCTAGACGAGTGTAATGGTCACAACGGTACAACATCAGAATTCCCAGACGGAATTTATCACTATCATGCGTTAAATTACGATGCAGTGACCGCCAATGGCACTGGCTCGCGCAATGAGATACCGCCCCTTCCGGAATGCCTGAGTGGCAAGACTTGGTTTGTGCCGGAGTTTCATTCACCAGAGCTTTCTGATTCGGACAAGCGCGATATCGATTCAGAAATCGACGTTGAAAGCACCAATACCACTGTTGATGCCCTTACCTTGGCAACCGCTTTCGCATCCAATCGTTTCTCGGCCACCAGTACGGCAGAAGCACGTCCATACGTCTATGTAAACTTTATCGATTGGGATTTTGATGGCGAAAACGATACCGCATTGTTACTGAGCAATGGTGTGCCTTCAACCTATGATTACGACAACACAACATCCAATAGCGATGATACTGCCAACGTCTGCTTCGACGACCCTGAAGGTGGTCCAGACACGGGATGTTACAGTGTGGATGCTAATAATCGGGTATTCTTATTCTCACTAAATCCGACAGTAGTAGATGCGGTCACCAGCATAAGCGACGAAGACCACAGTGGTATGGCAATTTCCGGGGGCACTTTTGCTCATCCTGATGAAGATTCTCCCAACGGTGAAGGTTATGCAGTACACAACACCTATGATTCCGATTGGGAAGTGCTGGATGACTGCAATGGAAATGTCAGCTATCAGGGCGGCCCGTTCCACTATCACGGAGACCCAACAAACCCGAATCGAGATCAGGTAGATGAGCATACTGCCAGTGCCGCTCGTGCTGAAGGATGTTTACCGGATTTCTCTAGTGATGTAGACGAAACTACCTCCCATGGTACGGTAATTGGTTTCATGGCTGATGGTTTCCCCATTTACGGTGAAGATGGTTACGATTCAGGCGAGACCCTAGACGCCTGCAATGGGCACACTGGCGCTACGCAGGAGTTTCCAAATGGGATTTATCACTATCATGCAATCTCGGCAGATACCGCCAGCTCTGAAAATCTGGCGCCACTGCCCACTTGCTTAAGTGGTGACGTAATCTATATGCCCAATTACCCGGCGCCAGAGCTGAGCGCAACGGAGAATTAG